The Triplophysa dalaica isolate WHDGS20190420 chromosome 18, ASM1584641v1, whole genome shotgun sequence genome includes the window ATGTACaaactgcattttgtaaatacttcATCTCTTTcgacaaagaagcaaaaacacgATGACATCTTCGTTctttgtcagccaccgtagttgCTCCGAAAGTAAGGGGTGGAattagccgttggttgcaatttgcataCACTGaaccttacatttttttatgtgtcttcATTGGTCACCTGTAATGCTATTATTGTGCCAATATTCCTCATTTCCCAAATACATTCCATTCTCATGAAATCCCTCTCCATCTCTCCCCTCAGCAACGGAGCAGCCTTGCTGTAAAGCAATTTACGAGTTCGAGCCGGAGAACGAGGGGGAGCTGGGCTTCCACGAGGGCGATATCATCACTTTGACCAATCAGATCGATGAAAATTGGTATGAAGGCATGCTGCGCGGCCAATCCGGATTCTTCCCTCTTAACTACGTGGAGGTCATCGTCCCTCTGCCACACTAGGATGTCCCACGCGAAGGAAAGAGGAAGtaagggggagagagagggatgaaAAATGAAAGGAAGTAAGCTGGAGGAATGTGAGGTAGGGAGAAAGGTGTCAGTTGAAGTCATCTTGGTCTTCATCCTCGCCTGTTTTCACATTGTTGCCGTTGATCCAAATGTACCTGTACTTGGGCACTTTTACACATCGGTTTATTTTATAAGGGTGGATTTTGGAAATTGACAACTTTTCACATTCCAGGACTGAGATGCATAAAGAGACTGAACGACCGACAGCGTAACTTTGTCCTTGAGCTAAAATGTCCGAAATTTAACTGGCTTCATTTGTCTAATGTTTTTCATAATGTCTGATACCGTTTTGTACAACACTCGTTTTCTCCCTGTGGTGAATTTCTgtctttttaaagagtagaaaGAAAACTCTTAGTCTACTCGATACAAGTCCTCTGTAACAGAATTGTGAATCGTTGCATTATGACTCGACCGGTCCCTTTACTGCCCACTGCTGGTCAGGCTGTGACGCGGACCTGCCTCAGATAAAGGAGTAATCTTCATCTGTGACACATTAACTCAGCACAGTGGGGCCGTGTGTGCAATGTCCCAATGTGCAGCAATCCTGAGCCACAGTTCCTTAGAGAGGATCTAGTGCTTTTATACGCTCcattattgaaatgtttttctacAGCTTGTCCTCATCTAATAAtttcatgtgtattttttacaaggaattaattgtaaaaaaaaaacaaattacatGCTGAACTGCACCTTGGTCCTTGTGTTGTAAAGGTGAACTAAAGGCTTATAAGGGATGTGTTTTCTAAAACAGCTGTTTTATTCTTGCTGCACTACAACCGTTTCTAACGTTTTAAACACTCATTTTTATATTCCATTAGGGAGATACACCGTTAAAACActacatgtttgttttcagaGGGAGGAATAGCCAAATTGTTAACTCTATGGAATTTAATAAGGGTTTGAAATGTCTCcgtaatctctctctctctctctctctctctctctctctctctctctgtcccttcCTCTGATATCAGTTTACTTTTCATCTGATGCTGCTGGCAGTGTCCTACAATTTCAGGTGTATATATAGGCGTGTTGAGGGAGGATTTTGGCTCATACGCCTCTTATTTGAAGGAAATTTGAACCTGTTTAGATGAGAAAAACAGTTCTTCAGTGTTCAGAAAATCATGATATCATGCCacgttacatttacatttatacatttggcaaaCACTCTTTCCCCCATCACATATGATGTTAAgtgctttagaaatgttgggGGTCAGTTTGGATCCAGTTAAATGAAGATCAAGGGTCTGGTGATATGGTATGAATTCTTTAAAATACGACACCGTTAAACTCCCCAACATCTTTTGGCGGTTGTTCCCTCTACCCCCCAGTCTTGTCTACACCAAACGGCTCTCAGTTTTCCTCccagtgtgtgtttacatgttttgtgcacaattcttTTTGCTTGTCAGCATGCGGACAGGCCACCTCAATGTGATGAAAATGTGAACGAAACAGAAGGCGATTACcgttttagtgcctttttgatGGCATGAATGGATCTAGAACACCAAACAAAAGTCAGTTTGATTTACACGATAATATGtcgtttctgtctgtctgtatgtgtaCGAAGGGCTTTTTGGTTTCAGTATTTGGCGTGAGCTGTAACCAGCTGTACAAGCATGTGTACAGATGTGCCTTTAAGTTTGCAACACtacacgtttaaaaaaaaagcaaaagggTTATTTCTGTCTAATCCAACCAGAATAATCTTATGAAAACAGATCATTCAGGTTCGACTCCTTtagtattatattattttttatatgtatacaaaactattcaactttttttattaataacttTTGCATGTTAGCTTAATAGCATAGCAGGCTGATTTATGTTGTAGTTTTAAAGTCTCCTCTTGTATGTCTTGAAGATTAAACTGCATTATGTTGTTATTCTTAAATATCCCGAACCTTAAACATTTGTATCTTATTGTGTCCTGTTGtctttaagtaaataaatttaAGAAAGTGAGAGTATGaactttgtttttcttcataGGAACGTGACGTTAGCGGTTTTAAATCAGAAGCAAATCGACTGATGTCTTTCATTTGTTCCAGTGTATATTTCAGGTATTCAGCAGGTAAAAGGCATTGTTCCCGAATTAGGGAGTCAACATGGCACAAATCtaaccacaaacaaacagattagTACCAGTATAACAGTAGAGAGAGAACTTATTTACCTGTCTATCCTAACTACCAGACTTTTCTACCACAGAGGAAGACAACTTCACAGCACAGATATTGCAGAACCTCAGAAACCATAGCCAGTGATACAGACCTAACAGTCCTAAAGGCAACAGTTTTGACGGAAGCATATGTGATATATCCATCACAAAGGcatttcatatacagtataacagtGCACAGACGGTAATGCACAGGGCGGGAGGTCCAGAGTCAGCAGTGACTGAGAAACCAAACAGTTTGACACACAAACTAACAGAAACTGCTCAAGTCACTGAGTGTTGCGCAGTTGGTTGTAACAGAAACTGCTCAAGTCACCGTGTGTTGCGCAGTTGGTTGTACACATGCTCCAGGATCTGAGCGTACGCCTGGTCTTTGGGTGCATGGCCACTCAGCGAAGCCTGAGGATGAGAACATATAAAAGCGTTTTGGGGTACAAATGAAATTTCATGTAACTTGTATTATTGAATCACGAtagttgtttgtgtgttagttgtgtgtgtgtgtgttagtcgTGTGTGTGTTAGTTGTGTGTGAGTTCGTTAGTCGTGTTGAGTGTTTTAGTcgggtgtgtgtgcgtgtgttttagttttgtcGTGTGTGTTTTAGTCACGTGTTTTAGtcgtgtatgtgtgcgtgcgtgcgtgtgtgtacagGAAATAAACTACATCTGACCTTAATTTTGTCCAGTATTGAGGTATTAGGACTCCACATCTGACTGAAGTGCACCAGGTCTGGAGCTGACTTATAAAACTCCACCAATAGCATCTACACAAGGAAAGTAAGACGCGTATTAGCCTCAAGACATCTATTTAATAATCTAATTTATTTGTTCCAAAAGGACGTGCTTAAAGggtcagttcacccaaaattctgtccacatttattcacccccgagttgttccaaatctgtgtaaattgaTGTGTTCGgatgaaaaaagagaaagatatttggaagaatgcttgtaaccaaacagttcttggccaccattgactaccataataggaaactatgcccagaactgttttctttcgtacattcttcaaaatatcttcttttgtgttcaacagaataaagaaatttacaaagcaatctttcctactatggtagtcgatggtggccaagaactgttcgataacaagcattcttccaaatatgtttcttgaataaatgaaataaataaataaaaacagatttttttgggggggttaaCTATTCCCTTAAAACGACTATTCCAGAGGCATGGAACTGTTGAGAAGCTTGCAATATACCATGGCAGTTCTTTTCATACCATCTCATTCAGGACGTCTGTAGTCAGGAAGTTGTCTTGCACGTACGTGACCTCTACAGCCACTGGGATTCCATAATCATTGGGCCGTTGCTAGGTAGAGAAAGACAATAAAGAGTAAGCCACACGTTCCTCttgtaaaaacataaattctTTCAGCaacattataattattatcaCCGTTAACTCACCCTAACGGtgacttacttttttataaaaattaagggGAACCATTTAGCATTATGTCCAACATCTCTTTTTGTGCTCCACAAGAAACAAAACCTACAGGTTTataacaacatgagggtgagtaaatgacagaacttttattttggttaaacTATTCCCGTCTCTTACCTCTGGAGGTGGTACCACCCAGAATGGCGTGATGGTGGAGGCCACACCCTGGTTGCCATGGTAATATGGTCCTATAGGGAAGAGGAACACATGTCTAACTAACAAAGATCGGTCAATAAATGACAGCTTGTCCAGTGACCATCCATGATCCTCCATTACGCACCACAGATAATCCCCAGACAGGGCTGAAAGCCATTACTGCTCCCTTGTAGGCGTAACTGGTGATCCATCTGCGAATCAATGTCCTGCAGTGAAGGAAGGGCGGGGCCTCGTGGGTGACTGTGATACCATCCAACCAATGACAATCCCCTCATGAAGAGATTTTGACAAATCTACGATAAAGTTTGTAGTTTTTGAATTAACAACAAAGAATGCACCAAAATAGTAAGGAACAAGGATAGACTAACCTCTTCTTCGATAGCCGGGGCAGCGTCTTTATCAGCTAACCGTGTGCGGCAAGGGAATGCCCGTAAGACAGTCAGCACTGCGTGAAACACAATTATGAACATATAATGGACATTTTGTGCGTTTCGAACCTCTGATTGGAACATTACAGAAAATATCACGCTTACGCTGTGTGTTAGTGTCCCATCGGCCTCCTAAGTACCCTACCACCTCACTTGTGGTCAGGTGACAGTGGAAATCCTGAGTGGAGGTAAGTAAAGGTTATATTGGCTTTGTGGTTATCTCAGTTAGACACccagaatgtcatttttaaatcgTTAATATTGATCGTACTCTTGATGGGATAGTTGTCCCAATAATATGAATTTTGCCATCAATTATTTATCCTTGTGTTGTTAAAAAACCTGTATGAGAGTCTTtgtggaacactaaagaagatattttgagaaatggctcAGTGGTTTCGAATGGAAGTCAACTGTGCTAAGTGTTGTTCTGTTActagcgttcttcaaaatatattttgtgttgtgcagaataCAGAGtcatgcatgtttgaaatgacacgaaaGGTTCGtagatgatgaaagaattttccagttttgggggaactatccctttaattttatttcataccATTAGCAGCAAGACGTTGCTAGAAACAGCTACATTAAAAGGCTGGAAGCGGTTGATCGCAGAAAAGGCAGAAAGCTCAACGAGCGTGTGAGGATCCCTGAGAAGACATgatggtaaaaaataaatttgtaagCACCGGAACACGCAaatcaacattattttatatattactaCGCAGTCTAAAAATGCTTTGGTTGTTACGACCCATGgctgggtcaaatatggacacaAGTTAATTTAAACCAAGCTAAGTTTatttgggtttgtccatatgaAACCAAACCGCGGGTTAAAACATCCCTGTGTTTTTCAGAGTGTACAGTGCTTTGCAAAATTagcacaaaataaatttttattgGACCTAAACAGGAGGCTTTAGAGCATCAGGCTGGTAAATTGAGTTGCAGTAAATGTCATCATAACTGCCGTGTTAAACTGTCAGACCATTACAATAAACTACTTGATTTCGAACAAAAATGTTACACCCCAGAGTTGTTTAAATACGCTGTTTTATTATCATGGGAATTACCTTGCAGCATCTCTGGTGCCAAGAGTGCAATACCTGACTGgaattctctctctgtctctcctctgCATCAGACCAATGTCTGGAAGAAAAGATACAAACATTATAAAGCAGAGCCATAAACGGGTAAAATAGGATAACGTGTCTAGTTCTGAAATTAGGAATCAATGTAGTTGTGAATGTTTGTGTCATACCATGAAGCTCGGGTTTGGACTTTTTTATCTTGTCCTCTGTTGGCAAAGCTGTCTTCCCCTCTTCCTCATCTTCATCGCCTATCTCATCATCCTCTCCTTCGCTTATCAGGCTCTgtagcaaacaaaacaaatcttacACAGAATGCCAGCTGTAACAACAATTTGGCAAAAATGTCTAAACCAtcccatttaaagggatagttcacccaaaaatcaccTCCGacttgttcaaaatctgtataataaatgtgtttgttctgatgaagacagagaaagatatttggaagaatgctaataaccaaacagttattggaccccattgactaccattgtaggaaaaattactttatcctgttaaaaacaataaatagagattttgaaaaatgtaagcaaacagttctggggcactttagactaccattgtcatttttcctactatggtaatcaatgggatccaagaactgtttggttacaagcattcacccaaatatctttctgtgttcacctaaagaaatgaatacaggtttggaacaacttgagggtgagtaattcatgacagcatttttacttttgggtgaactgtccctttaacatccTTTAAAATTCTTGTTCAGTATTCATTTATAGGTCATCTGTTGCTCACCATGTCAGCACTGGGCTGGTATTTGTGAAGCCAGGTGGTTTTGTACTGGACCAGTTTCTGTCCCCGGTACCGCACCGAGGCCCAGCCGCATCCAGACTTCTTAGCCGGGTTGACCAGTCGCTTACAGTGTGTGGCCCAAGCACTTGGGGAGTTAAAAATCTGCCCCGTCTCCACCCAACGGATCTTCCCATCGTTTAATAGATCTCCAACAAACTTCTTACCCTGCGTCGGAgtgcataaaaatacattgtccGAATGCCATTTTATCTCATCGCAATTTTAACAAGGCATTTTGAGCACAGAcgcaaaaacaaatatgaaaattgcTGGACGGTACCAGGTAGTGTATGGTGAGAGCGCCATCTCCGGGTTCCACCAGACCATCCTTTAAAAGAACCCTTAGTGTGATGCCCCTTCGGGTCAAGAGGGAACCTCTTCCAGATGATGCCTTCAGGTCTGCATCTTCCGTCCCACTCAACTCCTCATCGTCTTCATCGGCTCCCTCCTCGACCACCTGAGGGGATGACGGTGGCTCTGAGCCTGAAGACAATCAGACAGAAATAATGAATACGTTGCAGGGCAGAATACATTAACATGCCTTTATCAGGCAGAGTGAATTGCTTGGTGCATGCAAATGAGGTGGAGGGATTTCTGTCAGGGACACAAAGACGATCCGTATGAGATGTATCTAGATAGACAGAAATTAATTCTTTTCAACAAAAAATGTCCAAGAATGACTGAATGAAAAATCGATTTAATATCTTGATACATGTTACTATCTTAACATCAAGACTCGAGTCCCGTTACAGTACACCAAGTTAAAACAGCGTTTTCCCACAAACTTCTGCAggctattaaaaaaaatcttaacagGAGAAAAGTCAGGACAGTGGAGCATCATGTGGGGGCAAACTGGTATTATTGTAggaccaaaaatatatatatgggaCAACACAGCGACAGCGCACAGATGGAAAGCAGTGTCTGTCTGTGCCATCTGCGTTTTATTGCCTAACGTTTAAGCCAAACCGCTGTGATACGTGTATCGAAACGCTTCATCGCTCCAGTGTTTTGTTCTCGCCATCACCGCGGCCTAGCAATTATTAATTCCCTCgcttattaaaaatattattttttttattctcaccCATTTCGCGGTAATCGTCGGCAAACCctttgatgtttttctttcgGCCACTTCAGTTCTGCGACATATACAATGTAACACTTTTGTGCGCGCACTCCCCACCAGGATGttattcaaaacaataaaatgaaggCGTGTGCATGTCTGCGGTGTAGTTTCCTTGTGTGGTGTTTCTTTAATGTCAATTCCCCTCCCCTTTTCTCCCTCCTACCCGTCCTTGTCATTTACTGCCCTTATAAATTAACGGTGTCTGTGGCGATAGTCTTTCCAGCACGGGGATGGATTTGTTGTGCGTTCTTACGTCGGACGGAACGTACGCGCGAAATACTGCCAGCAAAAATGGCTCATATTGTTTGTAATCTTCTATATTTATGACAGTTTCAAATCGCGGTCAAATGAACATTCAGCTGGGACTCGGACAGATTCTTGGGAATATGCGTGTGCAGTATGAGAATTACGGTAATGAATGATGCGCGCTGACCCCTAGGTGGCGTCTTGAGACTAACTTTTGTCATATgcctgaaaatgtttttgagaaCTGTTACACGTGAGTGAAATATGACAAAGATCACAAAACTGTCACAAACTCCATCAGATAACATAAAATCcctcaaaaaaacaaatgaatttataGGAGGAAGTCCACACCCCTAATttacatgaatacattttagaaCAATTTCCGTCCACAGCAATGATAcaaatttaatttcttaataTACTTGTTTACACAACAAAGCAATTATGTATAAGTCTTCAGGCCAGTGGATCGATTTGACTTCAACGCCCCCCCTCGTAGACAGTGGAAAGAGCCACCCATCGGCCCAAAGTCGGAATCCAATGGCGTGGGTCATTGACAAACTGACCCAACTCTCCGTCCCCACTCCAAACTGTCAATAGATCACTAACTTCCTAACAGACAGGTAGCATCTAGTGAA containing:
- the mpnd gene encoding MPN domain-containing protein isoform X1 — its product is MGSEPPSSPQVVEEGADEDDEELSGTEDADLKASSGRGSLLTRRGITLRVLLKDGLVEPGDGALTIHYLGKKFVGDLLNDGKIRWVETGQIFNSPSAWATHCKRLVNPAKKSGCGWASVRYRGQKLVQYKTTWLHKYQPSADMSLISEGEDDEIGDEDEEEGKTALPTEDKIKKSKPELHDIGLMQRRDRERIPVRYCTLGTRDAARDPHTLVELSAFSAINRFQPFNVAVSSNVLLLMDFHCHLTTSEVVGYLGGRWDTNTQLLTVLRAFPCRTRLADKDAAPAIEEEICQNLFMRGLSLVGWYHSHPRGPALPSLQDIDSQMDHQLRLQGSSNGFQPCLGIICGPYYHGNQGVASTITPFWVVPPPEQRPNDYGIPVAVEVTYVQDNFLTTDVLNEMMLLVEFYKSAPDLVHFSQMWSPNTSILDKIKASLSGHAPKDQAYAQILEHVYNQLRNTR
- the mpnd gene encoding MPN domain-containing protein isoform X2 — translated: MGSEPPSSPQVVEEGADEDDEELSGTEDADLKASSGRGSLLTRRGITLRVLLKDGLVEPGDGALTIHYLGKKFVGDLLNDGKIRWVETGQIFNSPSAWATHCKRLVNPAKKSGCGWASVRYRGQKLVQYKTTWLHKYQPSADMSLISEGEDDEIGDEDEEEGKTALPTEDKIKKSKPELHDIGLMQRRDRERIPVRYCTLGTRDAARDPHTLVELSAFSAINRFQPFNVAVSSNVLLLMDFHCHLTTSEVVGYLGGRWDTNTQLLTVLRAFPCRTRLADKDAAPAIEEEICQNLFMRGLSLVGWYHSHPRGPALPSLQDIDSQMDHQLRLQGSSNGFQPCLGIICGPYYHGNQGVASTITPFWVVPPPEVLFLVEHKKRCWT